aaaacggttggttaaGATGATTGCGATcagttcaaatcagcagtaaaatctgacaacaatggtatcataaattgtgcttctttagcttagatcatgccaaaaaaaaaacacacacaaaaaaaacgcTGTTTGTCAGGCTGGTCcaactaatgcgcatgcgcattctcaagttgactgacaggcgatctctgtatctaaaagttgattgcCTTTTTAACTTGTAAtccaggacttccttttctacatccgccatattggccgttctaatttctccctttcattttaatataagtgcTCCGTCTCGGGCTAAATGATTTCTGGGTTGTTTGCTAGTCTTAGCTGAGATAAACTggtcagctggtctcccagccaggcCAGCTAAGAAGTGCCCataacccctctaaaaccatcaaaccagaccaGCTTGAGCagtctgcagaaagttggcgacacattttttaattttattcttgataatgtGTTATACAGATATGATTGATTTGTgtctttaaaaaacattatttgcaaCACAATTGAAAAAGTTTAAAGTACTTTAGACACACTGTAATGTATCCATCTGTGAATTAAAATGCATGGTTTTGTGAGCTTAGCCAAAAACAGCTACAAGTCATGCCTGACATTTGCCATGTAAAAGTGTAAGCCAATAAACCCAGCAGATTCCATGAATTTAATTGTGGGATGAAAGACTGCAAACCCCATTTGAtgactgttgtttttttgtttgtttttttgcttttaaaacacttcgGAAGCCACAAAAATTAGGGTAGTTGCAAAACTGTCGATCACTTAAACATGGTTCTACCCCTTATTTAGCTGTTTTCATGGTAGGCAAACTTTTGGCGTAATTCCGTCACTGCTGATTTACTCTACATTTAAGTCATTCTTATTTTGAGTGttaaagataataaaaaataattgcatgTGATTTTATCAGTGGCTAAATCCCAGGACCTCCAGGGGAATGCAACAGTAACAATGGCTCCCACCTTAACATTCCTTGCCACTGAAACCAAAGACTAAACCTGGGTTTATCTGTGCATATCTATGTGCTCATGAATGGAAAACCCTAACTAGGGCAGATTGCTGCCCCATTCGTGTGCTAACAGCAGATTTACTTTGATTGTCCTTAATGCTCCTTTGTTTTGGGGATTCTCCATGAGAAAGGGGCCCCAAACAAGCTGCATTTACATGTAAGAATTAAACTATAATGACCCTGCGAGTGATTTATTGGTATGCAGTGGAAAGGTTTTGTGTAAACTTTGGGAAGCTGTGTGCTTTGGAGTTCTCCTCAGAAATGGCTGGTAAAATGAAACCTGGGAAGAGGTGGAGGGGATAATGGAAAGATTGACAGTTGATTTCACACCTGAAAAGTGAATTAACGGAAAGCACTGATAACATTCAGATGGTAATTAAATGTGGATAATGCAAACAAAGACTAAAAGTTTTTGTTAATGCCATTGAAAACACTAAAGTTTCATTTGCAccaactcttaaagggatagtacaccccaaaattaaaattctgtcatcattttctcaccccaatgccatcacagatgtgtatgactttctttcttctgttgaacacaaagatttttagaagaatatttcagcaatgttggtcctcacaatgcaagtgattgtaatccagacttcagtggtttaatccatgtttttagaaacgatatgatagatgtgggtgagaaacagatcctcctttttactatcaatctccgcTTTCactattttcttttgtttttggcgattcacatttgtggtgcatatcaccacctattgggcagggaggataatttatagtaaaaaaggatttaaatacttgatctgtttctcactcactcctatcatatcacttctgaaaatatagatttaaccactggagtcttatggattacgtttatgctgcctttatgtgctttttggagcccattggtacccattcatttgtattgtgagggcctacagagctaaaatattcttctaaaaatatttgtgttcaacagaagaaagtcatacacatcagggagggcatgagggtgagtaaaggatgagagaattttcattttcgggtgaactatacctttaacctcTGTTTACTTAgaagtgcactcagtattttttgctCATTTAAATTTTACCTCCTAAACAACTGAATAGGACTTTTTACAAGTATGCTTAATATGccatgaaaacattttacattagcTGAAGAATCCAGTCATGtcagtaaatataaaatatattttttattttacattttattttacattgggTGTGTCGCCTCATGaaggctgccatgttgagatccaACATAGTCATGACAGTTtgtaattattcatttaaaatggcgaaattgtaagataCCATATGACttgacttttattttttcatagaGATCAACCAGTCAATAAAcaaatttcaaattgatacaacgCCGGCAataaattttagctagcctcctatccaacactttattttaagaaaggaacaAATTTGgctactcattccatatttattaatACAATACAAATGGCTGAAGTATTTCAacaacctgtaatatgcttcccttgTCTCGTTCCAAGTGCCAATGTCTTCcttggtacacaaaagttatttaccTATTTAAATCATGaaaaggtttaggtttgggttaggggttacattcaaacaaaaacaaaattattcatTGTGTCGTTTGTTTTTCTCTTTGGCAGTAAAAGtaatatgtttttgtatgagccaacttgttagatttcttatgattttgccatttcATGCTAATTATGAtgatgacttgtcatgagacaggGTTGCTGAGATCACATGTCCTACCGAATACTGCTCACTTTATCTCGGAAACCTCACTATAAtcagacactttcactcacagCATATATTAATCATAGTTGACTGCTAAATAACACATTTATACCGGTGAAGACTATTGGTTTTGCATTATGCTACAACCATACTGCCCAAGGCGACTGCTGTATCGACCAGCACAACTTAAATAATCACTGTGTGCACCGTTAACTGCCCTCagcaataataacatacaaaagCAAACtatgaaaacatgtttttattacTTAGTTTGTAGAAAAATGCATTAGAACATGAGATAGAATGTAGAATGAACATCTACACACAAATTACTTGGCATTACTATCTTTCTCTGAAAGAACAACAAAACTGACACACCCATGGGATGGAAGTATGTAGTGCTCCTATATATATAAAGTGAGTAATGCAGGAAGGACAATAGCTCCCACTAAACATTCCTGCACTTTGTGGTTTCAGCACTTTTCCATCTATTGACACGGTCCTCAGCACGCTCTGGCATCCAGCAAAACGCTGCAAACTTCTAGCCTCAttaacatcaaagtaaatctGTGAACGggcttgttttctttttctcctgCAGGCATTAGCCAGTGTAAAATAGGCTCAATGTCCTTCCAGTGGACCATGCCATGTGaacacaagacagaacaaaaataaaaaaattagaaggctgtatttttctttctcctttttttcCTTCAGGTTAATTATACCTGAAGGGAAATCTTTTAAACGCTTTTTGGCAGCATGTTACATTGGCAGAGGGATCAAATTAGCATTGAGTACGATGCCTATAAATATAACACATTCATTTGTCTTGAATATTTCCCCTTCCCCCCGGTTCCGCTCGATTTTTCTTTCTCAAAGCATGGCTCCCGAGGCTTTAACCCTCCTCATGTAGACTGCTGAGTTCACATCTGGAACCAGATGGCTGAAGCCACTTCTGAACGAGGCAAGAAGTCGACCTGCAGACAAGTAAAGGCAAGGAGAGCCCTTAGGTTACACACAGCATGTTCCAAACAGACACAGCAGACATGTACACGGATGATTTATAATGATGAACAGGGGTAGTCATCGCTTTATTGAAGGCCTGCTCATCAGATATGTATTTGATGTTTCAGATTTTTTTCCCTGTTGTATTTAGCTAAAGTGAGGCAGTGCTGGGAATTTATTACAACAGTTGTCCTTATAAACCGATTCCTtctcaaataatatacatttatgcCATTATCTTTACTGTTTGGATGTTTGTTGTtagtaatttatattttatagaaAAGGATTGGTTTAAAACAGATTTGCGTATCTGGTCTTGGTTTGGGAAagtacattttattatgttaaacATCTTCACTATGTCATTTTATTGCATCACTGTTTGAACGTTTTTACACAAAAGAACAAAACTTGGCTGTATTATTATACAGCGCTCTGGaaactttattctgattggtcaaccgaGGCATTCTGTGGACAATTATATTGTAATGACTCTTAAAATGTCTATTTGACTGTTGCCCATTACAGCCTATTTGAATGTCTCTCATAGCACCCCGTGTTCTATTTtttcttacataataaaataataacaactcaattagttgtgtaataagcaggacCTCTAATAGTCGTGCTTATTAGTCGTGTAATTAGCAGGTCCTAAACACCCTTtctgggattttatttttttttaataatgaccagctgactgtacgtTATCCCTACTTGCAACATCTAATGATCAAAGTGCAATCAAATTAATCCAAAGTTTTATTAAAGCAAATACTGACCTGTCCACGTTCTTTCATTGCTCAAAGAGAAGCTTGTGCACTGTGGGTGAGAGCTACAGATTAGAGCTGCCTCTCTGGCACTGTGCACAGATAGAACACAGCCTTGCTGGTTGTATGATGGCCAGCATCTGTATTCCATATTTCCAACACTCCTCATTCCTTTCAGGACAGCATAATCTGCACAGATGCATCAAAACCATTTCAAGAGCCACTCAACACTCTTGTAACACCCATCTGCAAAATATTAGCATGTTCAGTGAGTTGAAGGGAATAGAGTAGCCTACTTCTGCCTAAAGCCTCTTACAGTAGAGGTGGCAGAATCTCATGTTACTAAATGTGTGTGCGCAAATGTGTGAGCCCGGGGACATCAAAAGACACGCATACTGAAGCAATGGCTTTGCCAAAATCTTAATAAGGGAAGAACGATCTATCCCGCCAATATTATAATCATTAAAATTTCACAAAGACGACAACAGTGAAAGCAGTGAAAAAAATAGTTTACAAAAgaacaaaaactaaactgaaactataaatgtgcactaaaatatgaaaaaaatctcAAGAAATCACATTACAGTTTTCATATTTTCAGTCAGTGTTGGATGGTCTGATTTATTTGTCATTAACCCTgtaagcctgacatatgaaagaattgtcagaaaattctattttttttttttttacattaaactgtttttagtaccattagacaaactataacaagaaatcataaaaaaaaaaaaaatttttgcacatgtttttatttttattttttatgtatcatatttgatacaataggctttaaaggtcattatcctcctgaggcccagcaattcagtTTTGTATAGGACATTTTCAAAgctttttgtggtgggcatgaatggaatgtaataGAGAgttatacctcaaaagcctgctgtatcatatttgatacatggatttcaactggctttttcaataaaataatatataaatttttaaccaagcacaagttgcttatattcagcaaatactcattttaaaataccagtaacaatataatcattactgtcacttttaattgattaaaataaGCTATcgtttatcccaacataagagttaCTTTTCAAGCAAGTACgctgccattttaaatagatcgatataaacactgaaagcacttttttcacaaataacctctagatggtgccataaacatgtgaaacttacattcCATATGttgtttggctcatcagcttgaacagagagtgaaacaggaacGTTTTGTATCATACTTGATACATGGCTTTAGGGTTAAGCCTGACATTAGACTATGAGTGTATATGGTCAAAAAGAACCACAAAATTAGACAAGAAGCAGATGTCTGATTGACATATAAAACTTTCTAATAAAGTGTCATCAGATTTTTGTTCCGTCTTATAAGGGATAAAAACTTAAACTTTATTGAaactaaatataaatgaaaactattaccGCTAGTTCTATTAGTTCTAGTACGATAAGGTCATTTTGAAAAGACATAAACGAATAGAAACTATTTTCGAACAAttcaaatgaaaactaaactgcaATTCTAAATTccaaatgaaatagaaataaagaaattaatttttttttaaacgttttgAACTCGCATTGGACATGAGATTGTAAAGATTCTTGACAATGTTTGGCCTCTTTGATGCCTCACTGCTGCTTCACTCCGGCCATGTGATTGATTTATGGGTGTCAAAGCTCACAGACGTCGAGTGAATGGGAGAGAGGCTCAAAACAGGGTACAAAACTTGTCCTTGAAGATGGATTGAGTTACACACGTTTTATGACAGTACATCTGTTTAAAGGTGCTATTGGAGACACACTTTTCACTCTGAACACCCATCATGTTGAAAGCACTGGATGTGTTTTCAACAGAATAAACATATTTGTAGTTATGATTTAATAAGTGCATAATAGGAGCTAAAACCTTTTAATAAGTATAACACATTACTAAAATGTATGCATTACCTCTGGTTATAAATGGTGGCAAATTTTCCAGGTGCTGCCCAGACTGGTACATATGCAAAACCTCTTCGAAGGCAATAAGTGTTTCATTAATGCTTTGTTTCAAATCCCCTGTGACAAGAACACAAAATTAAGCTTCCATAATGCAACCACTTATACTGTTTTTAGATGTtagaaatgaaatgtttttcttttaggTTTATTCCATTCTGTGGCCtcttttccaaatggtaaccggttacaatgaaataaaagaactataaaacttctttattattattattattattttaagagtaCACTGTACTTATAAGCTTTGAAAGgcataacaaattaaattaaataacatcAATCCAATCACTGCTGAACATGAAAAATTCGGGGAACATAAAATGTTGTATTTCTGAAagtttacagtgaaaaatgagttggTCTTTGGTTTCAAGAAAAATTatcattacaaaataattatgttattaaccagttaccagcatttacaaataaagttttcactctagTACAATTAGAAGGGATTTTCTGCCCATTTTCTacaatgtttcacaaaaaaactGTTTGCTTTTAGCTTCCCTTatcattccttgaaccgtttctATTCCCTTACGTGATTCGCTGAGTTCATCAGTGGAAATCAGAAAGtgtaagataaataaaaaaaaaaaaaaggaaaattcctcACCTGTGGAGTTCATTATTTGGTGAATAAGTGGTTTTAGTAGTGGGGGGGCCTGATGAGGCAGTAGGTAGGTAAAAAAATACCTgtagaagaaaataatgaattcatATTATGCCAAGAACAGTAGAGAGGCAAGTCAAGCTATGAGATCAATACAGTACAACCCAACAGGGTGGATAATTAATCATAACAAGCACAGCAAGGTTGAAGCTGCCAAGAAACTCCATGCGAGACTCTtgtaaaaacaacttttttattATCTGGCTTAAACAATAAAGATGGAATGTGGGAAGTGCTCACCTGTAGGCATTGTAGAGGTTCCTCATCTCATTTAAACCTTTGCAGATTCTAGAGGGCGAGCATCGGTGGGTGAAATTGTGGaggggaaactgcagcaaacagTCAGAGTCCTCTTGACAGGCTGGTTCTTTAATACTTGCATCATCCAAGTCAGTTAGCTTGAGTTCTCCCGACACCATAACAAACTGTCGAGGCTGGAAATCCAGCAGGGCCACAGAACCCAGCGGTGATTGAGACAGATACTGAAGAAGTCTAACTAAGCCAAGACAGACCTGTGCCACAAAAACAATTAAACTGTTAAAAAACAGGCAAAAACAAAGGTTACCTAaagattgttttaaaacaaataaacttgcaaatatttgtaattaatttaaatatcggTCAATGCTTACGAAAGGCTATTAATTGGGTGCACCAattacacaaaatacattttacattaaacatGGGCATTTAGGGTAATGCTGTTGTCGAGTACTCTAACACAAAAAAAAGAGCAActgattacttgaaatttagaatttaggttcaaccttcaacctttgaacccgttttctaatgaaaaaatgtgcacaatgcataaacaacataaaaaataaaaaaaacatttgcactcgcACATAGAAACGTACATTCCAAGTCTTTAGAAGCAATacaatccctttaaataatgacagaatttttatttttggatcaactatttatttctttaacaACATCATGCAAGATTGTAATGGtaagatttaggtgagagaagcagtttcattgtTGCCCATGGAAGGCAAAGGCATAAAGGAAAGTCAAATTGctatattcgagtagtgtttttactagtcgaatatttaaagctgaacgagtactcAATTAATCGATTACTCATGAACATCCATATTTGGATGTTTATGTAAAGTGGTGATTTTTTTGTACATTACAATTGATGTCCTGCTGTTTTGCACCTGAATTCGACCTCAGGGATCAATAAAGTAAGTCGATGTGTCTATTTGCACTACCAGGCCAATTAGTCGGACAATTGTTGGCCAATTTGAGATTATCGGCATTGGCTGATTACCAGAAGTGGTAGTTCCTCTATGTATTAATTCCAAAAATTGCAGCCTTGTCAACACATAACAAATCTTTACTGTTTTCAAAGTTTTTATtcaattttgattaaatattgtgtaaaagaaGTGTTTTTAGATGTAATTTGCCCTCAGTAGATTGTATATATCAGCATTTGACCATCAACCACCTTACTCTCTTTATATATGCATCGGCATTGGgctttgaaaaacccatatcagtcaaccAGTCGTCAAGACTCTGTACTCTACAGGCATTCAGAAAtcttatacatttacaaatataaaGCATAATTTTACTAACATCTTGTCCATGTCCCTGGGCTTTTTCATACAGCATTATATAGTGTGTTCTACCACTGAAGAGCCCAGCCGAGGTATTAAGTCTCCCTTGAATATACCCTTGAAATACAGCATAGCCACAGCTCTGCAAAAACAGAGGTGGATGAAACTAAACACCTTTTGAATAACTCCCAACCATGTCTTTAGATGTTTCAAAGAGGATAAGAAAGTGAACAGAGGAGTCACTCGATTTACACCCCTTTAGCTTATAAGCATTTGTCATATCAAAAATCAAAAGGCATAGAATATCAGCACCTGCTTCTTGTATACCaaaatgaacatgaaagaaaATACTCTCTCGACTCCTGAAACTCAGTATCACCCGCTCCCTCACATGGTGATGAGAAATTATCGGGATGAAGAGGAGTTAGGATGGACATCTGAGACAGACATCTGCCCCCTCAGACTACTTGATCAGGCTCAGCTGGTATGGAGATGGGGCTCTGGTTAATCCACCCAAGCCAAAAAATGTCATCCACCCCCACCTCAGGTATGCCCTGTGGGGGTCTGTGAATGGGGAATTTCTGATTAACACTCCATGGGAGGGTTAGGGGGGTGCTGCTCTTACCCGAAAGCGCTCCTCCCAGGGGCTCTGCAGGAGCTGTATCATCTGAAGTGGCATCCCTTGCTCCAGAATTGCTGTGATGCCACCAACCAGAACACTGTCCTGACACTGACCTTTCAGCTGGAATGGTCAGATACAATTATTTGTTACAATTAGCCAAGATCATAAATTCTTAGTGGTTTACCTTGCTGGAAAAAACAGcaaaaaccagcctaaactggtagGCTGATCTGATTTAAGCTGGTCATCCAGcctggccaaataaaaagtgccccgaaaccagccaaccagcttaggtTCGTTTaagctgtgtgttttttttgtttttttttctctccagcaGCGTTATGGCAAAAACCATAAGTGATGCAGAATGCCTTGAAAAGCATTGTGTATGGCAAATATCATTTAAACTTTTTAAGTGTAAATCAGTGTAATCTGATATACTGTATTACATAACAACAGCAGGGCCTGCCTGATGTTGAGTCCAAGTTATTGCATTATAATTTGCATCAAGTAGCACTAGAACCTCTAATAACAACCTCATGCAAAAGCACTATACAagaagacagtgtttacagtgtttttaccTGTACAATATTGGGGTGCTGCAATCTCTGCAACAGTAAAATCTCTTTCCTCAGTTTGAAAGACACGAGCTTATGACAGCTCTGGGAATCTTTAAAATCTTGCATGCACATCCTCATGTCAGTGCCTTGATGATTCACAGATTTCAGGGCGACGAACAATCCTTGAGGCAACGCTACTTTTAACACTGTTTTAGTGTAACCTGAACCAAGGAAGTCAACAGCTTTCATGCCAGCAAGTTCTTCGCAACCAATTTCCGTTTCATTAGTTACCGTGTTGCCAGCACTCATTTCCCCATTAATATAAAATACACTGTCATTTACAGATAAATGTGGATTAATAAATTCAGATGATGTGACGTAAAGTTGCTTAAGTTCTTGGTGCCTTTCCTGGAGTTGTTGGAGCAATCTGTTGCGCTCTGGAGCATCATCACCAAAAGCCTCCTCCTCACGCAGACCAAAGTGCCATTTTTTCAAAACGACTGTTAAAGTCAAAACCGCCAaggcaagaaagaaaaaaaggccaAAGGGAGTCTTTAAGAAAGTCATCGCAAAATCGTGTTCTTTCTGAATCAGCACTGTCAGACTCCGACACAGTACCTTCAGTCATACTTCACTGTAGCACGCACAGTAATTTAATGCGAACTGTAATTTGGTGTAGTAGAGTCGAGTTGTGGGAACGCCTCATGGGCGTGTCTTACTGTTGATGGACAAATAATCACCTCCCACATAAAATAACCCAGACATCACCGCCTAGTGAGTGACACACAGAAGATGCTGTCAATTTAACAATATTATTGATGCCCTTGAATAATATTGCTGCCTATACGTAGATTTATGTTTGTACAGAGATTTAACTTGAGTGGAAATTGCAAAGTGAGCTTACCTCTTTAGGTCAGTAGATGGTAGCAAAGAAATATTtccgaaaaaaaagaaaaaagtttaaactTGCAAATACCAAATACTGACAAATATAGGCCTAAAAATTTGCAATTTTCAGACAAGGTTGTCCGAGATGACAAAAATAAGAAACGTACTTCTTTGCGTCCATGCTGCTTTCATAAATGTttcttttcatgaaaaaaaagtatatatacatatatatatatatatatatatatatatatatatatatatatatatatatatatatatatatatacacaatacagtacagtatttatatgtatgcatgcatgtatgtatgtatatatatatatatatatat
This Myxocyprinus asiaticus isolate MX2 ecotype Aquarium Trade chromosome 20, UBuf_Myxa_2, whole genome shotgun sequence DNA region includes the following protein-coding sequences:
- the LOC127410889 gene encoding extracellular tyrosine-protein kinase PKDCC-like, which translates into the protein MTFLKTPFGLFFFLALAVLTLTVVLKKWHFGLREEEAFGDDAPERNRLLQQLQERHQELKQLYVTSSEFINPHLSVNDSVFYINGEMSAGNTVTNETEIGCEELAGMKAVDFLGSGYTKTVLKVALPQGLFVALKSVNHQGTDMRMCMQDFKDSQSCHKLVSFKLRKEILLLQRLQHPNIVQLKGQCQDSVLVGGITAILEQGMPLQMIQLLQSPWEERFRVCLGLVRLLQYLSQSPLGSVALLDFQPRQFVMVSGELKLTDLDDASIKEPACQEDSDCLLQFPLHNFTHRCSPSRICKGLNEMRNLYNAYRYFFTYLLPHQAPPLLKPLIHQIMNSTGDLKQSINETLIAFEEVLHMYQSGQHLENLPPFITRDYAVLKGMRSVGNMEYRCWPSYNQQGCVLSVHSAREAALICSSHPQCTSFSLSNERTWTGRLLASFRSGFSHLVPDVNSAVYMRRVKASGAML